In Wolbachia endosymbiont of Aedes albopictus, one DNA window encodes the following:
- a CDS encoding demethoxyubiquinone hydroxylase family protein: MEKERNLNNLRCSNNQFLQQAIRVNHAGEYGAICIYSGQKFILKKSSIINEIIEMEEQEKKHFHYFNEKIKEQKVRPTVLLPVWRVLGVSLGVATAIMGKKAAMACTAAVEEVIGEHYKEQVSHLEDGELRETISKFRDEELEHRDIAIQHNAESAFGYNILSSFIKTGCKAAIYLSKLI; encoded by the coding sequence GTGGAGAAAGAAAGAAATCTAAATAATTTAAGGTGCAGCAACAATCAGTTCTTGCAACAGGCAATTAGAGTAAATCATGCTGGGGAATATGGAGCTATTTGCATTTATTCTGGTCAAAAATTTATTCTTAAAAAATCTTCTATAATCAATGAAATAATTGAAATGGAAGAGCAGGAAAAAAAGCATTTTCACTATTTTAATGAGAAAATTAAAGAGCAAAAAGTTCGTCCTACTGTTTTGTTGCCAGTTTGGCGTGTTTTAGGAGTATCACTTGGCGTTGCAACTGCCATTATGGGCAAAAAAGCTGCTATGGCTTGCACTGCTGCAGTTGAAGAAGTTATAGGGGAGCACTACAAAGAGCAAGTTTCACATTTAGAAGATGGGGAATTAAGAGAAACTATAAGTAAATTCCGCGATGAGGAGCTAGAACACAGAGATATTGCAATTCAGCACAATGCTGAAAGCGCATTTGGCTACAACATTTTATCTTCATTCATAAAAACAGGCTGCAAAGCTGCTATTTACTTGTCCAAGTTAATTTAA
- a CDS encoding disulfide bond formation protein B — protein MNILLYTFRDNLLKVVCDNSRIPTIFLLSSVFALIFAYVLEYFFNMLPCKLCTYERVVYYVAGLLAVICMLKDNKILIYAMFCSYLIGAVISFYHVGLELHLFHDVLGCTEQASGNVSIEELRNNLLNPNYSPSCDIPHYVLGVSLATWNLIYLIAALFVSGKVYCGERKKSK, from the coding sequence ATGAATATTCTACTTTATACTTTCAGGGATAATTTACTTAAAGTCGTGTGTGATAACTCGAGAATTCCTACAATCTTTCTGCTATCAAGTGTTTTTGCTCTAATTTTTGCATATGTGCTAGAATATTTTTTCAACATGCTGCCATGCAAGTTATGTACATACGAGCGGGTAGTTTACTATGTTGCAGGGTTACTTGCAGTAATATGCATGCTTAAAGACAACAAAATTCTAATCTATGCAATGTTTTGTAGCTACCTCATAGGTGCAGTAATATCTTTTTATCATGTAGGCCTTGAACTCCACTTATTTCATGATGTTTTAGGTTGTACAGAGCAAGCAAGTGGTAACGTTAGTATAGAAGAGCTCAGAAATAATCTACTAAATCCTAATTACTCTCCATCTTGTGACATACCTCATTACGTTCTAGGTGTTTCCTTAGCAACATGGAATTTAATTTATCTCATAGCAGCTCTGTTCGTATCAGGTAAGGTGTATTGTGGAGAAAGAAAGAAATCTAAATAA
- the der gene encoding ribosome biogenesis GTPase Der yields MLKIAIVGLPNAGKSTLFNRLVGRKAAVVSNIPGVTRDRREGIGRISDLEFKVIDTGGWNDQTNFSLQVIEQIEFSLSNSNIIFFLVDAKVQNERNKEFAKWLKRKMNKPVILIANKCESHKSENVDYLQFFDFLGPVYISAEHNLGMVDLYDALASVIENISANSPPFGVIPVLDTGIQKKNSMDPSVKHWDDNKSSNESGKLRISIIGRPNVGKSTFLNSLLTENRLITSSEPGTTRDSVDIIYDHNGELITLIDTAGIRRKANVIDNLESRFVEKSLESIKRSHVVVLMLDSLVGIEQQDLSIGEAAIKGGKGTIVVLNKWDLIGKDDRSKLIKFVKQQEVTRLFLEVPIVTISALKGMRCGDVIDKCLEVSESLNKKVSTAKLNKWLIDALDRHSHPLVKGKAVKMKYIAQIGTKPPAFSLICNIPESVDESYKRYLINDLRKNFFAEGVPVRLLLKKNKNPYAK; encoded by the coding sequence ATGCTAAAAATCGCTATAGTAGGTCTACCAAATGCTGGAAAATCGACCCTTTTTAACAGATTGGTGGGAAGAAAAGCGGCAGTGGTAAGTAATATTCCAGGAGTGACAAGGGATAGACGTGAGGGAATAGGGAGAATTAGCGATTTGGAGTTTAAAGTTATAGATACAGGAGGATGGAACGACCAAACTAATTTTTCACTACAAGTTATTGAACAAATAGAATTTTCTCTATCCAATTCAAACATCATTTTCTTTCTTGTTGATGCAAAAGTGCAAAATGAGCGAAACAAAGAATTTGCAAAGTGGCTAAAGAGAAAAATGAATAAACCTGTAATCCTCATAGCAAATAAATGTGAGAGTCATAAATCCGAAAATGTTGATTATTTGCAGTTTTTTGATTTTCTTGGCCCGGTGTATATCTCTGCCGAACATAATCTTGGTATGGTTGATCTTTATGATGCGTTGGCTAGTGTTATTGAAAATATCAGTGCAAATAGTCCTCCTTTCGGTGTCATTCCAGTGCTTGACACTGGAATCCAGAAAAAAAATAGTATGGATCCCAGTGTCAAACACTGGGATGACAATAAGAGCTCTAATGAGTCCGGTAAATTAAGAATTTCGATAATCGGTCGCCCAAACGTAGGCAAGTCAACTTTTTTAAACAGCTTACTTACAGAAAACAGACTAATAACAAGTTCAGAGCCAGGCACCACACGTGATTCTGTAGATATTATATATGATCATAATGGGGAGCTAATTACTCTCATTGATACTGCAGGAATCCGCAGAAAGGCGAATGTTATAGATAACTTAGAATCAAGATTTGTTGAAAAAAGCTTAGAATCAATCAAGCGCTCTCATGTGGTAGTTTTAATGCTAGACTCCTTAGTTGGTATTGAGCAGCAGGATTTATCAATTGGTGAAGCTGCAATTAAGGGAGGGAAAGGGACTATTGTTGTTTTAAATAAGTGGGATTTAATAGGTAAGGATGACAGAAGTAAGTTAATAAAATTTGTCAAACAACAGGAAGTGACTCGGTTATTCTTGGAAGTGCCAATTGTAACAATTTCTGCATTGAAAGGCATGCGCTGCGGCGATGTGATAGATAAGTGTCTTGAAGTGAGTGAATCTTTAAACAAGAAAGTCAGCACTGCAAAACTGAATAAGTGGCTAATTGATGCTTTAGATAGGCACTCTCACCCGCTTGTAAAAGGCAAAGCAGTTAAAATGAAGTATATCGCTCAAATTGGTACTAAACCTCCAGCTTTTTCTTTGATATGTAACATACCTGAAAGTGTTGATGAAAGTTACAAACGCTATTTAATTAATGACCTTAGAAAAAATTTCTTTGCTGAAGGCGTGCCAGTCAGATTACTTTTGAAAAAAAATAAAAATCCCTATGCAAAATGA
- a CDS encoding acyl-CoA carboxylase subunit beta, translating into MQDFEILENLKTKALEAEKGGGSNRINKQHEKGKLTARERLSVLLDEGSFEEYDKFVKHHAADFGMQNANFLGDGVVIGHGTIYGRKVFVYSQDFTVFGGSLGASHAKKICKIMDMAINARVPVIGLNDSGGARIQEGVNSLAGYGEIFQRNVNASGVIPQISLIMGPCAGGAVYSPALTDFTFMVKNSSYMFITGPDVVKKVTYEDVSFEDLGGAKIHTSKTGVADFAFNNDVEMLLKMREFFTFLPANNQESPKPKSTCDSVNDIDVSLNTLIPSNPNTPYDMYELIEKVCDEKKFFELKPDFARNIIIGFSRIEGNTVGIVANQPMHLAGCLDIDSSRKAARFVRFCDAFNIPIITLIDVPGFLPGTNQEYNNIIQHGAKLLYAYAEATVPKISLITRKAYGGAYIVMNSKHLKGDINYAWPTAEIAVMGPESAVEIIFRHEKDQQTLIKEYKEKFANPFFAASHGYIDDIIVPSKTRHHFHKALELLKNKKVERIWKKHDNLPL; encoded by the coding sequence ATGCAAGACTTTGAAATACTAGAAAATCTAAAAACCAAAGCACTAGAAGCTGAAAAAGGAGGCGGTTCTAACAGAATCAATAAACAACACGAAAAAGGGAAATTAACTGCTAGAGAAAGGCTCAGTGTATTACTCGATGAAGGTTCGTTTGAGGAATACGATAAATTCGTGAAGCATCACGCAGCTGATTTTGGCATGCAAAATGCTAATTTTTTAGGTGATGGAGTAGTGATTGGTCATGGTACTATTTATGGCAGAAAAGTTTTCGTTTACTCGCAAGATTTTACTGTCTTTGGTGGGTCACTTGGTGCGTCACATGCAAAAAAAATATGCAAAATTATGGATATGGCAATTAATGCTAGAGTTCCTGTCATTGGGCTAAATGACTCTGGTGGAGCTAGAATTCAGGAGGGAGTAAATTCTCTTGCTGGTTATGGAGAAATTTTTCAAAGAAACGTAAATGCATCGGGTGTTATACCACAAATCTCTTTAATCATGGGGCCATGTGCTGGTGGTGCAGTTTATTCCCCAGCATTAACTGACTTTACTTTCATGGTGAAAAACAGTTCATATATGTTTATAACCGGACCAGATGTAGTAAAAAAGGTTACCTACGAAGATGTAAGTTTCGAAGACCTTGGTGGAGCAAAAATTCATACAAGCAAAACAGGAGTAGCGGATTTTGCATTCAATAATGATGTTGAAATGCTGCTAAAAATGCGTGAATTCTTTACTTTCTTACCAGCAAATAATCAAGAATCACCGAAACCTAAATCAACCTGTGATTCAGTTAATGATATTGATGTATCTTTAAATACTCTGATTCCTAGCAATCCTAATACTCCTTATGATATGTATGAACTTATTGAAAAGGTGTGCGATGAGAAGAAATTCTTTGAACTAAAACCTGATTTTGCTCGTAATATTATAATTGGTTTTAGTAGGATTGAAGGAAACACTGTTGGTATTGTTGCAAATCAACCTATGCACCTTGCAGGATGTTTGGATATTGATTCTTCAAGAAAAGCTGCAAGGTTTGTGAGGTTTTGTGACGCATTTAACATTCCGATCATCACACTTATTGATGTTCCAGGATTTCTGCCGGGTACAAATCAAGAATACAATAATATAATACAACACGGAGCGAAACTACTTTACGCTTACGCTGAAGCAACCGTGCCGAAAATTAGTTTGATCACCAGAAAAGCGTATGGTGGTGCGTACATTGTTATGAATTCAAAGCATCTAAAAGGTGACATAAATTATGCTTGGCCAACTGCTGAAATAGCTGTAATGGGCCCTGAAAGTGCAGTTGAAATTATATTTAGGCATGAAAAAGACCAGCAAACATTAATCAAAGAATATAAAGAGAAATTTGCTAATCCATTTTTTGCTGCATCACATGGATACATTGATGACATTATAGTGCCAAGTAAAACAAGGCATCACTTTCACAAAGCATTAGAGCTACTCAAAAACAAGAAAGTAGAAAGGATATGGAAAAAGCATGATAATCTTCCTTTGTAA
- a CDS encoding Rpn family recombination-promoting nuclease/putative transposase, with protein MAFSKFLDPKLDLTFKKIFGTEKNKNILIHFLNDILGCTEVNTIQEIEFISTILNPEIASERQSIVDVLCQDSVGNRFVVEMHLTRDKGFEKRAQYYAAKAYSRQVGKYANLQKIFFIAISNCVLFPDKSNYISSHTIRDEETNEHDLQDFQFVFIELPKFPKNKVEQLTSTVERWCFFFKHAEETTEKDLKKIAKEAPIIKRAYDELDKFHWSEKDLTAYEERIMDLYKEEAILEYKLEEGMEKGMEKGREEGRKEGKIEIAKAMLANSVDINIIVECTGLSISEIKELSENL; from the coding sequence ATGGCTTTTTCTAAATTCCTCGATCCAAAATTGGACCTAACATTCAAGAAAATCTTTGGCACTGAAAAAAATAAGAACATTCTTATCCATTTTTTGAACGATATTTTAGGCTGTACTGAAGTTAATACTATACAAGAAATAGAATTTATCAGCACCATTTTGAATCCTGAAATTGCCTCCGAGAGACAAAGTATAGTTGATGTTCTCTGTCAGGACTCTGTTGGCAACAGATTTGTGGTTGAAATGCATCTCACTCGTGATAAAGGTTTTGAAAAGCGCGCTCAATATTACGCTGCAAAAGCTTACTCAAGACAAGTTGGTAAGTACGCTAATTTACAAAAGATTTTCTTTATTGCAATATCAAATTGTGTTTTATTTCCTGACAAGTCCAATTACATATCTAGCCATACCATAAGAGATGAGGAGACTAATGAGCATGACTTACAGGATTTTCAGTTTGTATTTATTGAACTGCCCAAATTCCCTAAAAATAAAGTAGAGCAATTAACAAGCACAGTAGAGCGTTGGTGTTTCTTTTTTAAACATGCAGAAGAGACCACTGAAAAAGATCTAAAAAAGATTGCGAAAGAAGCACCAATAATAAAGCGAGCATATGATGAATTAGACAAGTTTCACTGGAGTGAAAAAGATCTAACGGCATATGAAGAAAGAATAATGGATCTGTACAAAGAGGAAGCCATTCTTGAATACAAACTTGAAGAAGGTATGGAGAAAGGTATGGAGAAAGGTAGAGAAGAAGGTAGAAAAGAAGGAAAAATTGAAATCGCAAAAGCAATGCTGGCTAATAGTGTTGACATCAACATTATTGTTGAGTGCACTGGTCTTTCCATTAGTGAGATTAAAGAGTTAAGCGAAAATCTGTGA
- the mutM gene encoding bifunctional DNA-formamidopyrimidine glycosylase/DNA-(apurinic or apyrimidinic site) lyase, translated as MPELPEVEVISNFLLDKIKNKQISNVTVNNWNLRVPITKNIDDLLKGKVINDIKRRGKYIIWNTDDSMAVIIHLGMSGKLIYAQARNKHDHVVFLFSDNTSIIFNDPRRFGLVIILSKEQEINFFDGFGIEPLTDEFSGNYLQELLKNKKVNIKSALIDNKLIVGVGNIYASESLFRARISPLRSAKDLTYRECEKLAAEIKNTLSDAIAAGGSTLKDYAQPSGSAGYFQNNFYVYGKVQKPCKICNNIITLIRQNGRSTYFCNACQN; from the coding sequence ATGCCAGAACTACCGGAAGTGGAAGTAATCTCTAACTTTTTGCTTGATAAAATCAAAAACAAGCAAATTAGCAATGTTACAGTCAATAATTGGAATTTACGTGTACCAATAACAAAAAATATTGATGATTTGCTAAAGGGCAAAGTTATAAACGATATCAAGCGTAGAGGTAAGTATATAATCTGGAATACAGATGATAGTATGGCTGTCATCATACATCTTGGCATGAGCGGAAAGCTTATATATGCTCAAGCCCGGAATAAGCACGATCACGTGGTATTTTTATTTTCCGATAATACTTCAATAATCTTTAATGATCCAAGAAGATTTGGACTAGTTATTATTTTAAGCAAAGAACAAGAAATAAATTTTTTTGACGGTTTCGGAATAGAGCCCCTCACGGATGAATTCAGTGGAAACTATTTACAGGAGTTACTGAAAAACAAAAAAGTGAATATCAAATCAGCATTAATAGATAATAAATTAATAGTTGGCGTAGGCAATATATATGCTTCTGAAAGTTTGTTTAGAGCCCGCATATCACCACTCAGGTCAGCAAAAGACTTGACCTATAGAGAGTGCGAAAAACTTGCTGCTGAAATAAAAAATACTCTGAGTGATGCAATTGCTGCAGGCGGTTCAACACTGAAAGATTATGCACAGCCATCTGGATCTGCTGGATACTTTCAAAATAACTTTTACGTATATGGTAAAGTTCAAAAACCTTGCAAGATCTGCAACAATATCATAACACTTATACGACAAAATGGCCGTAGCACTTATTTTTGCAATGCGTGCCAGAATTAA
- the pdxH gene encoding pyridoxamine 5'-phosphate oxidase, which yields MTFSPEKDPFDLFSKWYKAVSSTAMTLATCSKDCIPSARVVLLKEYSKEGFVFFTNVNSKKGKELTENPKAALVFHWIEFARQVRIEGDVKLLNDERTNEYFSSRARDSQISAWCSKQSSVLKNWQDFEQAIKLKEKEFYNTQVPRPNFWVGFCVVPKVIEFWQEGEYRRHTRFRYTLIEESNWKVEQLYP from the coding sequence ATGACATTCTCACCTGAAAAAGATCCGTTTGATTTATTTTCAAAGTGGTATAAAGCAGTTTCATCAACTGCAATGACGCTAGCAACTTGTAGCAAAGACTGCATTCCATCTGCAAGAGTAGTATTACTAAAGGAATATAGTAAAGAAGGTTTTGTGTTTTTCACTAACGTAAACAGTAAAAAAGGGAAAGAATTGACTGAGAACCCCAAAGCTGCGTTAGTGTTTCATTGGATAGAATTTGCTAGGCAAGTACGAATTGAAGGAGATGTTAAACTTCTAAACGATGAAAGAACTAACGAATACTTCTCTTCTCGAGCGCGCGATAGTCAAATTAGCGCATGGTGCTCAAAACAATCGAGCGTTCTGAAAAATTGGCAAGATTTTGAGCAAGCCATCAAATTGAAGGAGAAGGAATTTTACAACACACAAGTTCCTCGTCCTAACTTTTGGGTGGGATTTTGCGTAGTCCCAAAAGTAATTGAATTTTGGCAAGAAGGTGAATATAGGAGACACACTAGGTTTAGATATACTCTTATTGAAGAAAGCAATTGGAAAGTGGAACAATTATATCCCTAA
- the terL gene encoding phage terminase large subunit, with the protein MNFLKFIELCFKTVMPGCEYNNYQYIKVIADRLEAASAGEVRRIIFNMPPRSMKSMCVSVAWPAWILGNQPTARIIVASYSQRLSEKHSLDTRCVMHSSWYRVLFPEVELSKDQNTKYKFQTVQRGYRIATSVGGTLTGEGGDFIIVDDPLSSTQALSETFRKCAINWFDQTLVTRLNDRKKGVIVLVMHRLHQEDLTEHLLSKPRNIWHHICLPMVSENNEIIYSIRKPIPLVPVIRVTANKYTSTASRAASARILYLRKEGQLLYPLDEGKEEIEMIKAELGSYAFAAQYQQNPLPLSSGIIKREWLKRYKNVPDNLSHVTQSWDTAVSISDSSGFSVCTTWAKADNKFYLLDVYRAKLEYPKLKEQVLSLAVRWKPHAILIEAKTSGQQLIQELKTNSDLPVIEIVPHSGKLARFYQIVPIIESGKVFLPHQAVWLNDFEYEIFMFPEARHDDQVDSTVQYLQWVRDSSSRVAALRAL; encoded by the coding sequence ATGAACTTTCTAAAATTCATTGAGTTATGCTTTAAAACGGTAATGCCGGGGTGTGAGTATAACAATTATCAGTATATAAAAGTCATAGCAGATAGGCTTGAAGCAGCAAGTGCTGGTGAAGTGAGGCGAATAATATTCAATATGCCCCCACGTTCAATGAAGTCCATGTGTGTGAGTGTTGCGTGGCCTGCATGGATACTGGGAAACCAACCAACTGCGAGAATAATAGTTGCAAGTTATTCTCAGCGGCTCAGCGAAAAGCACTCGCTCGACACCAGGTGCGTGATGCATTCTAGTTGGTATAGAGTGCTATTTCCAGAGGTAGAACTATCCAAAGACCAGAACACCAAATATAAATTTCAAACAGTGCAGAGAGGGTACAGAATCGCAACATCAGTTGGTGGAACACTAACTGGTGAAGGTGGTGATTTTATCATCGTTGATGATCCGCTTAGTTCTACTCAAGCTTTGAGCGAAACGTTTAGAAAATGTGCAATAAACTGGTTCGATCAGACTTTAGTAACTAGGCTCAATGACAGGAAAAAAGGAGTCATTGTTCTTGTAATGCACAGACTACATCAGGAGGATTTAACTGAGCATCTTCTCTCAAAACCGAGAAACATATGGCACCATATTTGTTTGCCAATGGTGTCTGAAAATAACGAGATTATCTACTCAATCAGAAAGCCAATACCTCTTGTCCCCGTCATCCGAGTAACTGCAAATAAGTACACCAGTACAGCATCACGCGCTGCATCTGCAAGGATTTTATATTTAAGAAAGGAAGGTCAGTTGCTATATCCCCTAGATGAAGGAAAAGAAGAAATTGAGATGATAAAGGCTGAGCTTGGTAGTTACGCTTTTGCTGCCCAATATCAACAAAACCCTCTGCCACTTTCAAGTGGTATAATTAAACGAGAGTGGCTGAAGCGCTATAAAAATGTTCCTGATAATCTCTCGCATGTAACACAAAGTTGGGACACTGCGGTTTCAATAAGCGATTCTAGCGGCTTTAGCGTTTGTACCACCTGGGCAAAAGCGGATAATAAATTCTATTTACTTGATGTATATCGTGCAAAGCTTGAGTATCCAAAACTTAAAGAACAAGTTCTGTCACTAGCTGTAAGGTGGAAGCCACATGCAATTTTAATCGAAGCAAAAACGAGTGGTCAGCAATTGATTCAAGAGCTAAAGACAAATAGTGACCTACCTGTTATCGAGATAGTGCCACATAGCGGTAAACTTGCTCGATTCTACCAAATTGTGCCAATAATAGAGTCTGGTAAGGTTTTTCTGCCACACCAAGCAGTATGGCTCAACGATTTTGAGTATGAAATTTTTATGTTTCCGGAAGCTCGCCACGACGACCAAGTGGATAGTACCGTGCAATATCTGCAGTGGGTGAGAGATAGTAGCTCTAGGGTCGCAGCTTTACGGGCATTGTGA
- a CDS encoding extracellular solute-binding protein, whose amino-acid sequence MKKAFIFTSLIAVVLIVITFLYKNSGTDNSQVVNVYSSRKEELVRTLFDEFTKNTGIKVRYIIDDYSQLLSRMENGGEADLFLTADAVNLILAKKRGLLSQVDSEVLKSVIPAKFRDSEDYWFGLTKRARILVYNKESVDPKDLSTYEDLANEKWKGKILVRSSTSPYNRSLIAFMIANNGFEKTKEWVSGIVSNMARKPSGGDTDQVYAVAAGEGDVAIVNSYYFARILSLEHKNKKNVADKLGAFFPNRNDHGVMVNVSGAAVTKNTKNRENAIALLEFLVSKQAQELYAKKNQEYPIIEGVETSDILKSWGNYLQSDLPLSELEKHLLEAVMIADECKWK is encoded by the coding sequence ATGAAAAAAGCCTTTATATTCACATCCTTAATAGCAGTTGTATTAATAGTCATTACTTTTTTGTATAAAAACAGCGGAACTGACAATTCACAAGTAGTGAATGTCTATTCATCGCGCAAAGAAGAATTAGTACGTACTTTATTTGATGAATTTACAAAAAATACAGGCATTAAAGTACGTTACATCATTGATGATTATTCTCAGCTACTTTCACGCATGGAAAATGGCGGTGAAGCGGACTTATTTTTAACTGCAGATGCAGTGAACTTAATTCTAGCAAAAAAAAGAGGGCTTTTATCTCAAGTGGATTCAGAGGTTTTAAAAAGTGTTATACCTGCAAAATTTAGAGACAGTGAAGATTATTGGTTTGGTCTTACAAAAAGAGCTAGGATATTGGTTTACAATAAAGAGTCAGTAGATCCTAAGGACTTAAGTACTTATGAAGATTTAGCAAATGAAAAATGGAAAGGAAAAATATTAGTGCGTTCTTCTACAAGTCCATATAACCGGTCATTGATTGCTTTTATGATTGCAAATAATGGTTTTGAAAAGACGAAAGAATGGGTAAGTGGAATTGTGAGTAATATGGCAAGAAAACCAAGTGGTGGTGATACTGACCAAGTTTATGCTGTAGCTGCTGGTGAAGGAGATGTTGCAATAGTAAATAGTTATTATTTTGCAAGAATTCTTTCATTAGAACATAAAAATAAAAAGAATGTTGCAGACAAACTAGGGGCTTTTTTTCCTAATCGTAACGATCATGGCGTAATGGTGAACGTTAGCGGCGCAGCAGTAACAAAAAACACAAAAAACAGAGAAAATGCTATAGCTTTGCTGGAATTTTTAGTAAGCAAACAGGCTCAAGAGCTATACGCTAAAAAAAACCAAGAATACCCTATTATTGAAGGCGTTGAAACTTCCGATATACTAAAGTCTTGGGGGAATTATTTACAAAGTGATTTGCCTCTAAGTGAACTTGAAAAACACCTCCTTGAGGCTGTTATGATAGCGGATGAGTGTAAGTGGAAGTAA
- a CDS encoding aspartate carbamoyltransferase catalytic subunit, with product MHKRRNLLNISDLTVDDVENITKLANQYLKKEAANSHILENKTVINLFFEDSTRTLASFEIAAKSLGANVVTLPIRSSSINKGEDLKDMIKTLNAMNPDYIIIRQKNSGIVNMLAKNVSCSLINAGDGSSEHPTQALADYLVVSSHKKQIKDLKVVICGDILHSRVARSNIRLLKMFGAEISLVAPPTLICKHFPEVDSVHYSLIEGIKDADVIILLRLQKERMNNSCFVPSEKEYFHLYGLDSQKLSYAKPDGIVMHPGPINRGIEISSDVADCVILQQVEFGLAIRKAVLHYYRPC from the coding sequence ATGCACAAGAGAAGGAATTTGTTAAACATCTCAGACCTTACAGTTGATGATGTAGAAAATATAACTAAGTTGGCTAACCAGTACCTTAAAAAAGAAGCTGCAAATAGTCATATCTTGGAAAATAAGACAGTAATAAATTTATTCTTTGAAGATTCAACGCGTACACTTGCGTCTTTTGAAATAGCAGCAAAAAGCCTTGGAGCAAATGTTGTAACTTTGCCAATAAGATCTTCTTCTATTAACAAGGGAGAAGATCTAAAAGACATGATCAAAACATTAAATGCAATGAATCCTGACTATATAATAATCAGGCAAAAAAATAGCGGTATTGTTAATATGCTGGCTAAGAATGTTAGCTGCTCGCTAATCAACGCAGGCGATGGAAGCAGTGAACACCCAACTCAAGCTCTTGCAGATTATCTTGTAGTTAGCAGTCATAAAAAGCAAATAAAGGATCTCAAAGTTGTGATATGTGGAGATATTCTGCACAGCAGAGTTGCAAGGTCAAATATAAGGTTGCTAAAAATGTTTGGAGCAGAGATAAGCTTGGTCGCACCACCAACTTTGATTTGTAAGCATTTTCCTGAAGTGGATTCAGTCCATTATTCATTAATTGAAGGTATAAAGGATGCTGACGTAATTATACTTTTGAGGCTACAGAAAGAGCGCATGAATAATAGTTGTTTTGTTCCTTCAGAGAAAGAATATTTTCATTTGTATGGACTTGATTCACAAAAACTATCATACGCAAAACCAGATGGGATTGTTATGCACCCAGGGCCAATAAATAGAGGGATTGAGATTAGCAGCGATGTAGCAGATTGTGTTATTTTACAGCAAGTAGAATTTGGATTGGCAATACGTAAGGCAGTGCTGCACTATTATAGGCCTTGTTAA